A single genomic interval of Lathyrus oleraceus cultivar Zhongwan6 chromosome 7, CAAS_Psat_ZW6_1.0, whole genome shotgun sequence harbors:
- the LOC127102439 gene encoding probable alkaline/neutral invertase F, whose translation MDRSLGRGGSADAAFSKVICSYVNNLNRIAENSSSNQVDHPENNNKADPFLQNSALNTQLSRPLDPQPMISEAWKTLRLSLVNFRGVPVGTIAALDSSDEKLNYDQVFVRDFVPSALAFLMSKEHDIVKNFLEMTLLLQSREKIIDRFRLSAGVMPASFKVKREPGNNRESMDPDFGGSAIGRVAPVDSGFWWIILLRAYTKSTGDTSLADSAACQEGMRLILNLCLSEGFDTFPTLLCADGCCMIDRRMGLYGYPIEIQALFYMALRCAMYLLKQDKEGKKFLERILRRMNALSFHLRSYFWLDLKQLNDVYRYKTEEYSHTAVNKFNVIPDSLPDWIFDFMPNHGGYFIGNVSPARMDFRWFCLGNCIAILSCLATSEQSTAIMDLIESRWDALIGEMPVKICYPALENHEWRITTGCDPKNTRWSYHNGGSWPVLLWLLTAASIKTGRPHIAKRALDIAETRLLKDNWPEYYDGKHGRYIGKQARKCQTWSVAGYLVARMMLDDPSHLRMVAFEEDKLLRPQHRRSSSW comes from the exons ATGGATCGATCATTGGGTCGAGGAGGATCAGCGGATGCTGCATTTTCCAAAGTGATTTGTTCTTATGTTAACAACTTGAACCGAATTGCGGAGAATTCTTCTTCTAACCAGGTAGATCATCCTGAAAACAATAATAAGGCAGATCCTTTTCTGCAAAACTCGGCTTTGAATACCCAATTATCACGACCATTGGATCCACAACCAATGATTTCTGAAGCTTGGAAAACCCTGAGACTCTCTTTGGTGAATTTTCGCGGCGTTCCTGTTGGTACCATTGCTGCTTTGGATAGTTCTGATGAGAAACTTAACTATGATCAG GTGTTTGTAAGAGACTTTGTGCCAAGTGCTTTGGCTTTTCTGATGAGTAAGGAACATGACATTGTGAAAAACTTTCTGGAGATGACTCTTCTGCTTCAATCGCGGGAGAAAATTATTGATCGGTTTCGTCTATCAGCAGGCGTAATGCCAGCTAGTTTTAAGGTTAAACGTGAGCCAGGAAATAATCGTGAGTCCATGGATCCTGATTTTGGTGGAAGTGCAATAGGGAGAGTTGCTCCTGTTGATTCTGGATTTTGGTGGATTATATTGCTTCGCGCTTACACTAAGTCTACAGGAGACACTTCCTTGGCTGATAGTGCTGCGTGTCAAGAGGGCATGCGCTTGATTCTGAATTTATGCCTTTCAGAAGGATTCGACACGTTTCCAACTCTACTATGTGCTGATGGATGCTGCATGATTGATCGTAGAATG GGCCTATATGGTTATCCAATTGAAATTCAAGCACTGTTCTACATGGCTTTAAGGTGTGCAATGTATTTGCTTAAGCAAGATAAGGAAGGGAAAAAGTTCTTGGAAAGAATTCTGCGACGCATGAATGCTTTAAGCTTTCATTTGAGAAGCTATTTTTGGTTGGATTTAAAGCAACTCAATGATGTATATCGATACAAAACCGAAGAGTACTCGCACACTGCAGTAAATAAGTTTAATGTGATACCTGATTCTCTACCTGATTGGATATTTGATTTCATGCCTAATCATGGTGGTTACTTCATTGGCAATGTAAGTCCTGCTAGGATGGATTTCCGTTGGTTTTGTCTTGGTAATTGCATAGCAATTCTGTCATGTTTGGCTACTTCTGAGCAATCCACTGCAATCATGGATCTCATAGAATCGCGCTGGGATGCATTAATCGGCGAAATGCCTGTAAAAATATGCTATCCAGCACTTGAAAATCATGAGTGGAGGATCACAACAGGCTGTGACCCTAAAAATACTAGATGGAGTTACCATAATGGAGGGTCTTGGCCAGTTCTTTTATGGCTTCTTACCGCGGCTTCGATCAAGACGGGAAGGCCGCATATAGCAAAACGTGCACTTGACATTGCTGAGACCAGATTGTTGAAGGATAATTGGCCTGAATATTATGATGGAAAGCATGGGAGATACATTGGGAAGCAAGCTAGAAAATGCCAAACTTGGTCTGTTGCTGGATACTTGGTGGCTAGGATGATGCTGGATGATCCATCACATTTGCGTATGGTGGCTTTTGAGGAAGATAAACTACTAAGGCCTCAACATAGAAGATCAAGTTCATGGTGA